In Gemmatimonadales bacterium, the following proteins share a genomic window:
- a CDS encoding PaaI family thioesterase, producing the protein MTAPWVPKNPDYQAAVRQSFEHQRMMALLGARLTHLAPGEVDLSAPFAAEFTQQNGFWHAGAVASLADSSTGYAAFSLAPPDTDVLAVEFKINLLAPARGEAFLAQGRVVRPGRTLTVCLAEVFAIQGALRTPIATMLSTVIVRPV; encoded by the coding sequence ATGACGGCGCCCTGGGTACCCAAGAACCCGGATTATCAGGCAGCGGTGCGGCAGAGCTTCGAGCACCAGCGGATGATGGCTTTGCTGGGCGCCAGACTGACGCACCTCGCGCCGGGCGAGGTCGACCTGAGCGCGCCCTTCGCGGCGGAGTTCACCCAGCAGAACGGCTTCTGGCACGCGGGAGCGGTAGCGAGCCTGGCCGATTCGTCGACCGGTTACGCCGCGTTCAGCCTGGCGCCACCCGATACAGACGTGCTCGCCGTCGAGTTCAAGATCAATCTGCTCGCGCCCGCCCGCGGGGAGGCGTTCCTGGCGCAGGGGCGGGTCGTGCGGCCGGGGCGAACGCTCACCGTGTGCCTGGCGGAGGTGTTCGCCATCCAGGGGGCGCTCCGGACGCCGATCGCCACCATGTTGTCGACGGTGATCGTTCGGCCCGTCTAG
- a CDS encoding GMC family oxidoreductase, with product MIAAGWNADSEAYDAIVIGSGFGGAMAVHVLVEAGWSVLMLERGDWVPRGARNWSVEGVGPLTPHYSTESPYRLRDDAGDTTAGAFHCVGGPSVFYGGVAFRFRAEDLEHDPEIAGNSGARWPFTYAALEPYYAEAERILGVAGEAGADPTEPGRSTPYSQPPMELAPISQRIERAARELGCRPFRLPLAINHTERPGRNACVACGTCDGFACAVGAKNDLATVAVQPLLCRGLHLRTNAVATRLTTEGGRVTAVEATDRDSGRVSVYRGGTVVLAAGAIASPHLLLASGLQRLNPGGHVVGRYLMRHYNEIVFGVSGASAAAPPPWRSPGTLGESPDRAAGNRGRSAAVREPSWARWPCHRSIRPAAPAREPPLQCSRPRGRQGAGEPRPGHPPPDRRFRGLDNLYVMDGSPGLPRACCWSPWLPPGTPSPRRRPTRPSSSHRSLGGSSPACRSGFPRCGGAGSDSFRSTWRSGWSSWPRLPERPMAESLPHRRFRNRTLTAVHA from the coding sequence ATGATCGCAGCGGGGTGGAACGCGGATAGCGAGGCGTACGACGCCATCGTCATCGGCAGCGGGTTCGGCGGGGCGATGGCGGTACACGTGCTGGTGGAGGCTGGGTGGTCGGTGTTGATGCTGGAGCGGGGCGACTGGGTGCCCCGGGGAGCGCGGAACTGGTCGGTCGAGGGCGTGGGCCCGCTCACCCCGCACTACTCTACCGAGTCACCCTACCGGCTGAGAGACGACGCGGGAGATACCACGGCCGGCGCGTTTCACTGCGTCGGTGGCCCGTCGGTGTTCTACGGCGGTGTCGCTTTCCGTTTCCGCGCCGAGGACCTCGAGCACGATCCCGAGATCGCCGGCAACTCCGGGGCGCGGTGGCCCTTTACCTACGCCGCGCTCGAGCCCTACTACGCCGAGGCCGAACGGATCCTCGGCGTCGCGGGCGAGGCGGGTGCCGATCCGACGGAGCCGGGTCGCAGCACGCCCTACTCTCAGCCGCCGATGGAGCTGGCGCCGATCTCGCAGAGGATCGAGCGCGCCGCACGTGAGCTCGGCTGCCGGCCGTTCCGGCTTCCGCTGGCGATCAACCACACCGAGCGTCCCGGCCGAAACGCCTGTGTCGCCTGCGGCACCTGCGACGGTTTCGCCTGCGCGGTCGGCGCCAAGAACGATCTCGCCACCGTGGCGGTGCAGCCCCTGCTGTGCCGTGGGCTGCACCTCCGGACCAACGCAGTGGCCACCCGGCTCACGACCGAAGGCGGCCGGGTGACCGCGGTGGAAGCGACCGACCGCGACTCGGGCCGGGTCAGCGTCTATCGCGGGGGCACAGTCGTGCTGGCCGCCGGAGCGATCGCCTCGCCCCATCTGTTGCTGGCGTCCGGGCTGCAGCGACTCAATCCCGGCGGTCACGTCGTGGGCCGCTATCTGATGCGGCACTACAACGAGATCGTCTTCGGCGTCTCTGGTGCGAGCGCAGCTGCCCCACCTCCTTGGCGCAGTCCTGGCACCCTGGGTGAATCACCTGACAGGGCTGCTGGTAATCGCGGAAGATCAGCCGCAGTACGAGAACCGAGTTGGGCTCGATGGCCCTGTCACCGATCGATACGGCCTGCCGCGCCTGCTCGTGAGCCACCGCTACAGTGCTCGAGACCGCGCGGCCGGCAAGGCGCTGGGGAACCGCGCCCGGGCCATCCTCCGCCGGACCGCCGATTCCGCGGGCTGGACAACCTCTACGTGATGGACGGCTCACCGGGCTTACCCCGAGCCTGCTGCTGGTCGCCTTGGCTGCCACCGGGTACACCGTCGCCGCGACGGAGACCTACAAGACCTTCTTCTTCCCATCGAAGCCTCGGGGGAAGTTCGCCGGCATGCCGATCCGGTTTCCCGAGATGCGGCGGCGCCGGCAGCGATTCGTTCCGCTCTACGTGGCGATCTGGGTGGTCGTCCTGGCCGCGATTGCCGGAGCGGCCCATGGCTGAGTCCCTGCCGCACCGGCGCTTCCGCAACCGGACTCTGACGGCGGTGCATGCTTAA